CAGCGCGAACCCAACTTAGGCGAGCGAGTGGGCGATCGCTTGGAGACAGTTAAAGAAGCTTTTCAAGATGCAGGCTCTTTCTTGAAAGATAAGGCGAACGAAGCCCAAGAGCGTCCGGAATTACAACCTAACCCGGCTAAGAAATATTAGCCGCAGTAACAAAGTAGAAGTACGGCATGGCTAAAGCTTGTTATTTATCGATCGCCTTGACATCGTACAGCTACTTTAGCGACATCCAAATTCACTCAAAACACACATCAAAACACAAAAAGGAGTGTCTATGAACAAAGTTGTTTCTTTTATCAAACAATTCAACTTCTTGCGAGTTTTAACAGTCTTTTTCGCAGGCGTTATTCTGTTCGTCAGCACTGCTTGCGGTAGCCCTAGCGTCCAAGCCAAAGCTTTAGACAGAAATCCCCGCCCAGAAATCCCCGAAGGCGCTGTAACTAACACCTACAAAGGCGGGATGAACGATTTTAGCGATGTCGATCCTCGCTTTGACGAATCAAAGGCAAACAAAAAAGCCGATCGTCTTGTAAATAATGCCGAACACAACATCGAATATCGAGCCGATTCTCCCGAACAATACGGTCGCAACTACCGTTCGGGCACACCTTTAGGCGAACGAGTTCAAAATATTGGTGAGAATATCGGCGAATCAGCTACAAACACAGCAAAAGATGTAGCCAAGGGTACTCGCCGAGGAATTGAAAACATCAAGGACAACTCTCAAGATGCTGCCAAGGATGTGTCTCGGAGTGCTGACATAGCAAAAGATCGTGCAGGTCAAGCTGCCGATAATACCAAACACGGTCTAGATAAGGTCTTTAATCAAGACAAGTACTAATGTACAGCACTTTTTAGGTGAGTAATGCACATAGAAAACCGGTTTCTTAAAGAAATCGGTTTTCTGGTGTTTAAGTAGCAGAAATATAGAAAAAAATAATGTTACTAGATATTAGCATATATCGCAGTATTTGTAGTAGCTTACCGATCGAAAAAAAATCGATCGAGCAAATTTTTCGGATTTGTTTGTGATATTATCGTATATTTAGTAAATTCCTGACAATAATCCATGTCAGCCAATTCATCGTTAATCTTAAGAAATAATTATGTTGAGCGATCGCGAGTTATTTAACGAAAATTTCTATCTTGCCGCCAACCAAGATGTGGCAGCCGCCGTATCAAAAGGCGAGTTTGCCAGCGGATTCGACCACTTCAGCCAGTTTGGGGAATTTGAACGTCGCAATCCCAGCGCTTTTTTCGATAGTGCCTATTATCTGCAACAAAATCTAGATGTTGCCACCGAAGTCAACGCAGGCAAAACAACTGCATTTGAACACTTCATCGTGTTCGGTCAATCAGAACGGCGCAACCCCAATCTCTTGTTCGATACGGGTTTTTATCTTCGCAATAATTCCGATGTGGCTGTTGCAGTGGGAGCCGATCTACTTACGGGTATAGAACATTTTGTCAAATTTGGTGCTGATGAGCTACGTAACCCCAGCCGCTTTTTCGACACTAACTTTTATTTAAACCGAAACCCAGATGTTGCCCGAGCAACGCAAAAAGACGAAATTACTGGTGTAGAACATTACATCGAATTCGGTCAGTTTGAAGGTCGCATTCCTCGCCAGCTGTTCAGTCAAATGTTCGTGTTTGGGGATAGTC
The Aerosakkonema funiforme FACHB-1375 genome window above contains:
- a CDS encoding DUF6658 family protein encodes the protein MNKVVSFIKQFNFLRVLTVFFAGVILFVSTACGSPSVQAKALDRNPRPEIPEGAVTNTYKGGMNDFSDVDPRFDESKANKKADRLVNNAEHNIEYRADSPEQYGRNYRSGTPLGERVQNIGENIGESATNTAKDVAKGTRRGIENIKDNSQDAAKDVSRSADIAKDRAGQAADNTKHGLDKVFNQDKY
- a CDS encoding SGNH/GDSL hydrolase family protein, with the protein product MLSDRELFNENFYLAANQDVAAAVSKGEFASGFDHFSQFGEFERRNPSAFFDSAYYLQQNLDVATEVNAGKTTAFEHFIVFGQSERRNPNLLFDTGFYLRNNSDVAVAVGADLLTGIEHFVKFGADELRNPSRFFDTNFYLNRNPDVARATQKDEITGVEHYIEFGQFEGRIPRQLFSQMFVFGDSLSDDGNLFALTGGAVPPSPPYFNGRFSNGLVWVEDLAPTLALPVNPSTNFAVGGATSGTLNTGSSLLPGLQQQIDNFVVANRASADPNGLYVVWAGAK